From the genome of Lotus japonicus ecotype B-129 chromosome 6, LjGifu_v1.2, one region includes:
- the LOC130724886 gene encoding protein MAINTENANCE OF MERISTEMS-like — MRRYVKNKEFECATGQRRENSPPTTSVRKAREAAALRKKEEARKRRDEATRKRRASSATTAASAVQEPKPEEVHEPEPEDDDMSFKQHISLEVWKHYKKPAEVLDRGVLKTYHHGNAMLGNDKKKHNDVKKCFSTYVKGRVGAAGLLHLLTCNLPFVDKTVLTAFMERWQPETSSFHMPFGEMTITLDDVSSLLHIPVKGKFFTLPVLTREDAASALHKQLGVTQADAEEEIRKSLGPYARYTWLLKVAEDMAKEGKTKKAARAFLLHLVGMTIFCGKTNKVDVAYFGMFMDLEKVGEYAWGAMALTFLYDQLKDTTKVCTTSLGRYLNLFQAWIFEHFPASLFDRNLNRKYSEKDPRACKWVTKRGTVDLHAKRLILDDLRDNNVIWTPYDGHRVDWPFQQECIYSG, encoded by the exons ATGAGGAG ATATGTCAAGAACAAAGAATTTGAGTGTGCCACCGGCCAACGAAGGGAGAATTCCCCCCCCACGACATCGGTACGTAAGGCTCGTGAAGCCGCTGCCCtacgaaagaaagaagaagcacGTAAAAGGCGTGACGAGGCAACCCGTAAAAGGCGTGCAAGTAGTGCAACGACTGCTGCCAGTGCAGTACAAGAGCCTAAACCTGAAGAAGTACATGAGCCTGAacctgaagatgatgatatg AGCTTCAAGCAACATATATCACTAGAGGTGTGGAAGCATTACAAGAAACCTGCTGAAGTGCTTGATAGGGGTGTCTTAAAAACCTACCACCATGGGAATGCTATGCTTGGGAATGATAAGAAGAAGCATAACGATGTGAAAAAATGCTTTTCGACTTATGTAAAGGGAAGGGTTGGGGCTGCTGGTCTATTGCATTTGTTGACATGCAACCTTCCCTTTGTTGACAAGACCGTGCTAACAGCGTTTATGGAGAGATGGCAGCCGGAGACATCCTCTTTCCATATGCCAtttggggagatgactatcacacTGGATGATGTTAGTTCTTTGCTACACATTCCTGTGAAGGGAAAATTCTTCACTCTCCCAGTCTTGACTCGTGAGGATGCAGCCAGTGCATTGCATAAACAACTTGGTGTTACACAAGCAGATGCTGAAGAGGAGATCCGGAAGTCCTTAGGACCTTATGCTCGTTATACATGGTTGTTGAAGGTGGCTGAGGACATGGCTAAGGAAGGGAAGACCAAGAAAGCTGCTAGAGCCTTCTTGCTGCATTTGGTGGGCATGACGATTTTCTGTGGTAAGACAAACAAGGTGGATGTTGCATATTTTGGGATGTTCATGGATTTGGAAAAGGTTGGGGAGTATGCATGGGGCGCCATGGCATTGACTTTCCTTTATGACCAGCTGAAGGACACCACCAAGGTCTGCACCACTAGTCTTGGAAGATACTTAAATTTGTTTCAG GCATGGATATTTGAGCACTTCCCTGCTTCATTGTTTGATAGAAACCTGAACAGGAAATACAGTGAGAAAGACCCGCGAGCTTGCAAATGGGTCACCAAGAGGGGGACTGTGGACCTGCATGCGAAGAGGCTAATCCTAGATGACCTTAGGGATAACAATGTTATATGGACTCCATATGACGGGCATAGAGTGGATTGGCCCTTTCAGCAGGAGTGTATTTACAGTGGGTGA